Part of the Streptomyces antimycoticus genome, GACGAGATCTGCCAGGCGCTCGACGATGTGTCGGCGCCCGTGCACCGATATCCCGATCAGGACTGGAGCACGCTGTGAGTACCGACCGCCTCGCCGGCGAGGCCGCATCCGCGCCCGAGGAGGCCGAGCCCCATCCCGCCGTGCCGGCGGAGCCGGGCGGCACCGGGACCCCGGCCCCGGGCGGTCCCGGAGGCCCCGCCACCGCCGGGACGGAGCCGGACCACACCCCGGACGTCCACAGCGGGCCCGGCGGCGCGGGCGCCTCCTCGGGGGCGGACCGGAGCGACGCGGGGGCGGCGGCCGCCGGACAGGGCGGGGCCGACGCCACCGGGGCTCCCACCGCCGGAACGGGCCGCACCCACGGCGGAAGCGCCGACCGCGAGCCGACCCCGCCCGGCGGGCACGGCACATCCGGCGGCCCGGAGGCGGGCCAGGACTCCGGAGGCACGCAGGCGCCGGGCCCAGCCGAGGCGAGCACTGACGCGGCCCCGGGCGCGGGCGCCGGTGCTTCCGCAGCCGCCGGACAGGGCGGGCCCGGCGGCGCGGGCGCTCCTGCGGGGGCAGGCCAGAACGACGCGGGGGCGGCGGCCGCCGGACAGGGCCGGGCCGACGCCACCGAGGCTCCCACCGCCGGAACGGGCTCTCACTCCCCCCGAGACGCCGACGGCGAACAGCCCCCGGCAGGCGAGGCCGACGGTCCCGCTACGGAAGCGGGCGCCCACAGCGGGAGCGGCGACCGTGAGCAGGCCGCGGCCGCCCCCGGGGACGGGGCGGGCGGGAAGGGGCGGCGGTCGGCGGCGGCTGAGGCGTTGGCCGCTGCCGTACGGGCCGTGGAGAGCGGTGAGCGGTCGGCGGCGTCGTTCTTCAACGACGCCCCCGCGCGCCGTCCGGCGGCGCCCACCGCCCCCACTGCCCCCGCCGCGCCCGTGCGCGAGCGGCCCCGTGCGGCGGCCCCCGCACCCGCGCCCGCTCCCGTGCGGCCGCCATCGGCCCGTCCGGCGCCCGGGCCGGGGGGCGAGATCCCCGGCAGCGGGGACGTTCGGCAGGTGCTCGCGGCGGGCGGAGCCCCCGAGAGCCTGGCCGGGCCGGTCGCCGAAACGCTCGGGGAGCGCGCCGCCGAGGCGCTGCGCGAGGACCCCTGGCAGCTGCTGGCCGTGCCCGGTGTGCGCCCCGACCAGGCGGACGGCTTCGCCCGCGCCCTCCTCGGTCCGGCCTGTGAGCCCGGCGACGAGCGTCGTGCGCTGGCGCTCACCGGCTGGCTGCTGGAGCGCGCCGCCCTCGAAGGACACACCGCGCTGGAGTCGTCCACGCTGCGCGACGCGCTCGCCAAGGTGTCCGTGCCGGACCCGGACGAGGCACTGCGCACCGCGATCGCGGAAGGTGCGGTGCTGGTCTTCCAGGACGCGCTCGACGCCCCGCCGGGGGCCCGTCCGCAGGCGGCCGACGACGAGGAGGCCGAGCAGCCGGTGCGGGTGCTGCTGGGGCTGGACCGCTATGCCCTGGCGGAGGAGAGCCTGGCCGACGCTCTCGCCCGGATGGCGAGCACCTTCGTTCCACCGCAAGACGGCGGGGCCCCCGCGGACGGCCCGGGCGCGCCCGAGTGGGAGAGCGCGGCCACCGCCGCGCCGACCGCCTCCGCCGCGGAGCTGATCCGTACGGTCGCGGCCCACGGCCTGGTCACCCACAGCGGTGGCGAGGCGGCACGCGACGAACCGGCGGCGCTGGTCGCCGCCGCCCGCGCCCTGGGCCTACGGGCCTACGCGGCGGCGCACAGCGAGGACGGCAGGCGGCGGCTGGCCGCCTCCCTGAGCGAGGCCCCGGGCGCCGTCCCGGAGGCCGCTTCCGCGGCCGTCACCGTCGCCGGGCTGCTGGCCGACGCCGAGGGCCCCGGACGCGACGAGGAGGGCGCGCTCGCGCTCGATCTGCTCGCCGTGCTGGACGCCCCACAGCTCGATGTGGAAACGGCCGCGATGCTCGTCGAGTCGCTGCCGGACGGCGCCCGTCTCGTGCTGAGCGGGGACCCCGGGGTGCTGTGGTCGGCCGGCCCCGGCCGGGTCTTCGCGGATCTGGTGGCGGCCCGCCGCTGCCCGCAGGTCGTCTCCCGCACCCCCGACCCGGGCCCGATCGGCGAGCTGGTCTCGGGGATCGGGATCGGCGAGCTCAACCAGGTGGAGGCGCCCGGTAAGGAGGTCGTGATCGTGCCCGTGCGGGACGCGGGCGAGGCGGTGCACCGCACGGTGCAGCTCGTCGCCGACTCGGTGCCCCGTGCGATCGGCATCCCGGCGGAGCAGACCCAGGTGATCACCCCGGGCCACGGTGGCGCGGCCGGCACCCGCGCGCTCAACGCCGCCCTGAAGACCCGGCTCAACCCCGGCCCCGGCCAGTTCGGCGGCTTCGACCCGGGCGACCGCGTGGCATACACCCCGGCCCCGGGCCGTACGGTGCCGGGCACGGTGGTCTCGGCGGACGCCGAGGGGCTGCGGCTGGACTGCGCGGGCAGCCCCGTCGTGGTGCCGCCCACCGAGGTCGGCGAGCTGGTGCGGCACGGCTGGGCCCTCACCGCGCACCAGGCTGCCGGAGCGCGCTGGCCCGCGGCCGTGGTGGTGCTGCCGGGCGACGCCACGGCGGGGCTGACCCGGGCCTGGATCTACACGGCCTTCAGCCGCGGTGAGCGCCATCTGTCGGTGGTCCACGGCGCGGAGGGGGCGCTGCCCCGGGCGGTGGCGGAGATCCCCTTCAAGGAGCGCACCACACGGCTGCGCGCCCTGCTCCAGGCCCAGGTCCCGGCCGGGCCCACCGGCTGACCGGCGGCCCGGCCCCGGCCCGCGACAGGGCCCCGGAAACACCATGGCCCCGGATCACCCCACCGTGAGGCGGGGCGATCCGGGGCCGGGCGATCAGTCCGGAGCTGCGGTGCTCAGCTACCCGGCTCCAGCACCTCCAGCTCGTCCTCGTCCTCGAGCTCTTCGTCCTCGAGCTCCTCGTCGAAGACCGAGCTCATGTCGAAGCGGCACACGACCATATGCGGATCCGCCTGGTCGAAGGGGGCCGAAAGCCACTCCCCCGGCTCCGGGGGCTCCTCGGCCGCCACCACCCAGAGCGTGGAGTCGCCCTCCTCCAGACCGAACTCCTTGTGGCGAGAGGCGATCTCATCGGCCTCGAACTCGCCGAAGACCACGCCCAAGGCGGTGTGCACACTCTCCCCGGCGGCCGCGCCGCCCTGCCGGTCGTTCCCTGTGTCGATGTCCGGATCCAGGTCAGCGATCCGCTGCGCCTGCGAGAGCAGCCGCTGCGGTTCGACGACGACGTAGTCCCTGCGGATCAGCACGCTCAGCGCGCTCGGCTCCTCCGGCCCGGCATAGGCGGGGAGGCGGTCGTCACCAGGGATCTCGAAGGGCGTCACCTCGTCGTAGGCGTCATAGAGCAGCTCGTCGTAGACCTCGGCTGCCGCGGCCAGTTCGTTGAACGCGGCGTAGACGGCCGGATCGCCTTCCCCCGACCGGCGTTCGACAGCGTCGAGGTGACGATCCAGTGCGGCTTTCACCGCTTCGGCAGCGGCGCGTACCTCGGCAGCGGATGGCTGCGCAGCATCAGACATAGTGCAGACGCTATCCGTAGCAGGGCAGTTCCCGCACAATAGATGCGATGCCGGAATACGAATTCTGTGATGTGTATGTGCCGCGCGGGGTTTCCCGCAAGGCCACTACCCGCCTGCTCACCGACCATGCCGAGTACGGACACTGGGAGTTGGATCGCCTCAGACTCAACCCCGACGGCAGCCGCAGAGTGCGATTGCGGCGCCGGATCATCCGCCAGCTTCGGGCCACCTGGTAGCGGGCCGGGACAAGGCGGAGCGGGCCCCGCTTGGTGCGGGGCCCGCCGAGAGTGACGCCACGGTCACCCGGCTAGGAGATCCGGTGTGTGATGCGTGGCGTGCGAGGTGCGGTGCGCGGTGTGCGGTGCACGGCGGGTGATGCGTGACGACCACCGCATGGCACGGTCAGCGCCTGTCCCACCTGTCCCGCACCTACCTGGCAGCGCGATGTGTGATCAGCGCTGAGCGGCGCGGGCCCGACGGTAGAGCACCGTGCCCGCCAGCAGCAGGCCCGCGGCGGCCGGAATGGCCAGCTCGACGGGGCCGGCACCGGTGTGCGCGAGCTGTTCCTTGCCGCCGAGGTTGGCGGACGGGTCGAGGCCGTGGTTTCCGGCCTGCTCAGCGGGGTCATCCGAGTCACCGCCGGGGTTCGAGCCTCCGGGGTTACCGGGGTTGCCCGGATTGCCGGGGTTCCCAGGCTCACCCGGGTTGCCAGGGTTCCCGGGGTTGCCGGGCTCACCAGGGTTTCCGGGGTTGCCCGGATTCCCAGGGTTACCGGGGTTACCGGGGTTCCCAGGATTGCCCGGGTTTCCGGGGTTGCCCGGATTCCCAGGGTTACCGGGGTTGCCCGGCTCACCCGGCTCACCCGGCTCCCCAGGCTCACCCGGGTTCTCCGGCACCGCCGGGACCGTCTCGGCGCAGTCCCCGCCGTCGCTGGTGTTGCCGAACCCGACCGCGCTGATGTTGTTCCCGCACACATTGACCGGAACGCCGATCGGGGCCTGGATGTTGTTGCCGGAACCGATCCCCGACGAGTCACTGGCGCTGCCCTGCGCCTGCGGACCGCCGGCCTGGGTACCGCCACCGCCGGACGAGTCGTGCGAACCGCCGCCGCACCGCCCCCCACCGGCACCGTTGAAGACGCCGATGACGCTCACCGTGTTTCCGCACAGATTCACCGGCACATGCACCGGGACCTGGATGTTGTTGCCCGAGACGACACCCGGCGAGTACGCGGCGCCACCGTCGGCCCCCGGACCCGCCGCCTG contains:
- a CDS encoding chaplin, which codes for MRQVAKKGLITVAAASGVLAVTGGYAQAAGPGADGGAAYSPGVVSGNNIQVPVHVPVNLCGNTVSVIGVFNGAGGGRCGGGSHDSSGGGGTQAGGPQAQGSASDSSGIGSGNNIQAPIGVPVNVCGNNISAVGFGNTSDGGDCAETVPAVPENPGEPGEPGEPGEPGNPGNPGNPGNPGNPGNPGNPGNPGNPGNPGNPGNPGEPGNPGNPGNPGEPGNPGNPGNPGNPGGSNPGGDSDDPAEQAGNHGLDPSANLGGKEQLAHTGAGPVELAIPAAAGLLLAGTVLYRRARAAQR
- a CDS encoding DUF5703 family protein, coding for MPEYEFCDVYVPRGVSRKATTRLLTDHAEYGHWELDRLRLNPDGSRRVRLRRRIIRQLRATW
- a CDS encoding helix-hairpin-helix domain-containing protein, translated to MSTDRLAGEAASAPEEAEPHPAVPAEPGGTGTPAPGGPGGPATAGTEPDHTPDVHSGPGGAGASSGADRSDAGAAAAGQGGADATGAPTAGTGRTHGGSADREPTPPGGHGTSGGPEAGQDSGGTQAPGPAEASTDAAPGAGAGASAAAGQGGPGGAGAPAGAGQNDAGAAAAGQGRADATEAPTAGTGSHSPRDADGEQPPAGEADGPATEAGAHSGSGDREQAAAAPGDGAGGKGRRSAAAEALAAAVRAVESGERSAASFFNDAPARRPAAPTAPTAPAAPVRERPRAAAPAPAPAPVRPPSARPAPGPGGEIPGSGDVRQVLAAGGAPESLAGPVAETLGERAAEALREDPWQLLAVPGVRPDQADGFARALLGPACEPGDERRALALTGWLLERAALEGHTALESSTLRDALAKVSVPDPDEALRTAIAEGAVLVFQDALDAPPGARPQAADDEEAEQPVRVLLGLDRYALAEESLADALARMASTFVPPQDGGAPADGPGAPEWESAATAAPTASAAELIRTVAAHGLVTHSGGEAARDEPAALVAAARALGLRAYAAAHSEDGRRRLAASLSEAPGAVPEAASAAVTVAGLLADAEGPGRDEEGALALDLLAVLDAPQLDVETAAMLVESLPDGARLVLSGDPGVLWSAGPGRVFADLVAARRCPQVVSRTPDPGPIGELVSGIGIGELNQVEAPGKEVVIVPVRDAGEAVHRTVQLVADSVPRAIGIPAEQTQVITPGHGGAAGTRALNAALKTRLNPGPGQFGGFDPGDRVAYTPAPGRTVPGTVVSADAEGLRLDCAGSPVVVPPTEVGELVRHGWALTAHQAAGARWPAAVVVLPGDATAGLTRAWIYTAFSRGERHLSVVHGAEGALPRAVAEIPFKERTTRLRALLQAQVPAGPTG